The genomic window TTCTGGAACACCGCGATGTACTGCGAGAGGCCGCCGAAGACCTGGCGGGCGGCCCCGAAGGTGCCGTCGCGCTCGAGCACGAACAGCGACTGGTAGATCGCATACCCGATGGGTACGACGTAGAACACCGTGAAGAGCACGCCGAACGGCACGATGAAGACCGCGATGGCCTTCTTGTGACTCACGGCACGCGCAGCGGTACGGGTCTCACGCGCCACGATCGTTCCTCTCTCTCATGACCACGCGCACGTCGCCGGCGGCGATGCGGGTCGGTCCGTCGTGGATACCGCCGTCGACGAGGTCGCGACCGTGCAGGTCGACCTCGATCTCGTCGTCGCGGTGGTTGATGATGAACACGGCCTCGTGCGCGTCGTCGCGGCGAACGACGACGTCGACGTCGTGCCCGACGGCGATGATCGGGATGCCCGCCTCGGCGCACAGCCGCCGCATGAGCTCATCGAGCCCCGCGTCGTCGAGCACGGTCGCGACGTACCAGGCGGCGCCCGCGCCGCGCACGGCGCGGGTCAGGGCGGGGGATCCGGCGGCCGGCCCGTCCGCGAACGCGTCGAGGACCTCCGCGCCCTCGACCCGCACGGCCTCGCTCCAGATCGTGCCGAGCGCGCCGCTGCCGAGCCGCACGCTCTCCCCGGCCGCGAGCGGGCGGAACTCGTCGATGACGATCCCGAGCAGGGAGCGGTGCGCGCCGGGGTACCCGCCGAGGCGGATGGCGAGCTGGTCGTCGGCGATGCCTGAGAAGGGGGTGACGAGCACGGTCGCTCCGGCCTCGGCAGCGGCATCCACCGCGGCGGCGGCCGAATCGGAGGCGGCGTAGAGGGTCGGCACGACGACGAGATCGTAGCCGTCGAGGGGGGCGCCGGGGCGGACGATGTCCACGGTGACCCCGAGGGCCCGGAGCGCGCGGTGGTAGCGGCGCGCCTCGGGGAGGTAGCGCAGCAGCGAGGTGGGCAGCGTGTCGGCCTCGGTCGCCCAGCGCTCCTGCCAGCCGACGACCATCGCGGCGCGCGCGACCACGCGGGTGCCGACGACGGGCTCGAGGCGGTCGAGCAGGGCCGAGAGCGCGACGACGTCGTCCCACATCGGGCCTGTCGCTCCGGCGTGCGGCAGCAGGGCGGAGTGGAACTGCTCGGCGCCGCGCTGCGAGGCGCGCCACTGGAAGAAGCAGATGGAGTCGGCGCCGCGGGCGACGTGGCCGAGCACGGTGCGGGCGAGCTCGCCCGGCCGCTTCGCGTGGTTGACCGGCTGCCAGCTGACGGCGCTCGTGGAGGTCTCCATGAGCATCCACGGGGCGCCGGCGGCGAGGCCCCTGGTCCAGTCGGCGCTGAAGGCCAGCTCGGCGAGGGGATCCTCGAGGCGGTGGTCGAGGTAGTGGTCGTTGGCGACGAGGTCGAGGTCGCCCGTCCACCCCCAGTAGTCCTGGGTCGAGATGTGGTCGGTGACCATGAGGTTGGTGGTCACGGGCGCGGGGGAGAGCCGGCGCAGCACGGCGGCCTCGGCGCGGTAGTAGTCGAGCAGCGCGTCGGAGGAGAAGCGGCGGTAGTCGAGCTGGTGGGCGGGGTTGCCGGCCGAGAGCGTGAAGCGCGGCGGCTGGATGTCGGCCCACTCGCTGTAGCGCTGGCTCCAGAACGCGGTGCCCCATGCCGTGTTGAGCGCTTCGATCGTGCCGTAGCGGCCGCGCAGCCAGTCGCGGAAGGCCGATGCGGAGGTGTCGCAGAAGCAGCGGGCGTTGTGGCAGCCGAGCTCGTTCGAGACGTGCCAGAGGGCGAGGGCCGGGTGCTGCCCGTAGCGCTCGGCGACGCGCTCGACGAGGGCGAGTGCCCGCGCGCGGAACTCGGGGGAGCTGGGGCACCAGGCCTGACGACCGCCCGGCCAGGCGGTGACGCCCTCGGCCGTGCGGGGGAGGATCTCGGGGCTGACGCGGCTGAGCCACGGTGGCGGCGATGCGGTGCCGGTTCCGAGATTCACGCGGATGCCCGCCTCGTGCAGCATCGCCATGACGGCGTCGAGGCCGCGGAAGTCGAACTCGCCCGGGCGGGGCTCGAGGTGGGCCCAGCCGAAGATGTTGATCGCGACGAGGTCGACCCCGAGCCGGCTCATGAGGGCCACGTCCTCGCGCCACACCGACTCGTCCCACTGCTCGGGGTTGTAGTCGCACCCCAGCAGGATCGACCGCGTCGGCCACCCGGGCACGAGGGAGGCCTCGGCGGGGCGGGAGAGGGCGGGGGTGCTGGTCACAGGAACGGTCCTCGCAGGGTCTCGGTCAACATCGTCGTCGCCCCGATCCCACCCGCTCTGTGAGCGTGCACAGATTCTGCGACGCGATCACGGAGGGAAGGTTTCTGTGAGCGTTCACAGAGTAAACACGCCGCCGCCGCCGTGTCAACACCCGCCTTCCGGATCGGCGGGTCGGCCGCGATTACACTGGCGATCGTGACCGACACCCGCCCGCGCCCCAAGCGCGCCACGATCTTCGACGTGGCCGCCGAGGCGAAGGTCTCGCGGGGCACCGTCTCGCGCGTGCTCAACGGCGAGCCCTACGTCTCCGAGTCCTCCCGCGCGGCGATCGAGGCGGCGATCCGCAAGGTCGGCTACGTGCGCAACACGGCGGCCCGCAACCTCGCCACCCAGTCCTCCGGGGCGATCGCGCTCATCGTGCACGAGCCGCACTCCGTCTTCGTCGACGACCCCAACATCGGCAACATCCTCCTCGGCACCAACGCCGCCCTGAGCGACGCCGACTACCAGCTCGTCTCGCTCGTGATCGACACCGAGCGCGACTCCGAGCGCGTCACCGGCTACCTCGGCGGCGGCTTCGTCGACGGCGCGATCATCGTCTCGGCGCGCGAGGGCGACCCGATCTCGAAGGCCATCGCCGACCTGCACCTGCCCGCCGTCATGGTCGGCCGCCCCGACAACCAGCCCCAGCTGCCCTGGATCGGCATCGACAACCGCGGCGCGGCCCGGCAGATCGTCGAGCGCCTCATCGGCACCGGGCGCCGTCGGGTCGGGATGATCGCCGCGGGCCTCGACCGCGACTCCGGTCGCGACCGCCTCGCCGGATTCCGCGACGCCCTCGGCGACGACCTCGATCCGGCCCTCGTCAGCGAGCAGGAGCTCTACTCGTTCACCGCCGGCGTGACGGGCATGACCGAGCTGCTCGACCGCGCCCCCGACATCGACGGCGTGTTCTGCGCCTCCGACGCCGTCGCCGCCGGTGCGCTCGACGCCCTGCGCTCGGCGGGCCGCCGGGTTCCCGAGCAGGTCGGCGTCGTCGGCTTCGACGACAGCGCATGGGCGCTGCGCTGCCAGCCGCTGCTCTCGACCGTGCACCAGCCCGCGGGAGTGCTCGGCGCGCGGGCGGCCGAGCTCGTGCTCGAGCAGATCCGCTCCGGCGGGCGGGGATCGCGGGCGGGCGTCATGCTCGACACGCACGTCGTCTGGCGCGACTCGGCGTGAGCACGGCTCCCGGGTTCGGCCCCGTCCATCGCCGCGCGCGCCGCCGCGGGGCACGACTGCGCGCGGGCATCCTCGCGATCGCGATCGTCGGCGCGCTCGTCTCCGCAGCGGGCGGCTACACGGCCTACGCCTTCTCGCTCCCGCTGCCCGCCATCGCCCCCGAGGTGCAGCCGCGCTCCGCCGTGACCACGCCCGCCGCGGAGGTCGCGCTGCCGGGGTACGGCGCCGCCGCGATCGGCGAGCAGGATGCTCCCGGCTCCGCCCTGGCCGGCGGCGACCTCGACACTCCGCGCCCCATCGCCTCGATCACGAAGGTCGTGACCGCGCTCGTGGTGCTCGACGCCCGCCCCATCGAGGGGGACGGACCCGGCGAGAGCATCACGCTCACCGCCGAGGACGCGCAGCGCGTCGCGGACTACCGCGCGATCGTCGGGGTCGTCGCGCCCGCCCCCGTCGGGGCGACGGTCTCGCAGCGCGAGGTGATCCAGCTGATGCTCGTGCACTCCGCCAACAACTACGCCGACACGCTGGCCGCGTGGGCCTTCGGCTCCGTCGAGGCCTACGTCGAGGCAGCGCGGGTCTGGCTCGACGAGAACGGGCTCGACGGCATCACGGTCGCCGATGCGACGGGCTTCGCGACCGAGAGCGCGGGCACGCCCCGGGCGCTGCTCGACCTGGCCCGCCTGGCCCTGGCCGACCCCGTGATCTCGGCGGCCGCCGCTCTTCCGGCGGTCGAGGTGCCCGGCATCGGCCGCTTCGAGACGCGCAACCCCGTGCTCGGGCAGGACGGCATCACCGGGCTCAAGACGGGCACCACCAACGCCGCCGGCTCGTGCCTGCTCTTCACCGCCGTCGTCGACCGCGACGGCGAGCAGGTGCGCCTCGTCGGGGTCGTGCTCGGCGGGCCGAGCGGCGCCGTCGTCGGCGGCGACGTGCGGGCCCTGCTGACGAGCGCGCTCGACGACTACCGCACCGTGCAGATCGCCGCCGACGACGAGCTCGTGGCTCGGTACGAGGCGCCGTGGGGCGACACCGCCGAGCTGCGCGTGGCCGAGAGCGCGGCGGCGATGACGTGGGGCGCGGCGACGAGCTCGAGCCTCATCCCGGCGCCCCGGCTGCAGGCCGGCAGGACGCCGAGGGCCGAGGACATGATCGTGCAGTTCGGCGAGGAGCAGCTGCGGGTGGGGCTGGAGTGGAGCGGGAGCATCCAGGCACCGGATCTCGAATGGCGGCTGCAGCAGCCGCTGCGGTTCTGGGGGCTGCTGCCCGCGGAGGACGCGCGCGCCGGCTGAGCGCTACTGCGCGTCGCGCGGGCCCGAGCCGGCGGGCGCGAAGGGCCCGGGGCGCTTCGGGGTGACCCGGTCGCCCGAGGACTGGTGCCGGATGCGGCGCACGACCCAGGGCACGAGGTACTCCCGCGCCCAGCCGATGTCCTCCACCCGCGCCTGCTGCCAGGTGCGGCCCGGCATCGGCTCGGGGGAGTAGGGGGCGAGATCGTGCTGCACCGCCAGGGCGTCGAGGACGGCGCGCGCGATCGTGTGGTGCCCGAGGGGGGAGAAGTGCAGCCGGTCGGGGGCCCACATGCGCGGATCCTGCAGCTCGCGCAGCGCCCACATGTCGGCCACGATCGCGTCGTGCTTCGCGGCGATGTACCGCAGGTTCTCGTTGTAGATCGCGACCTTGCCCCGCATGCGCCGCAGCACCGGCGTCATGCCGATGTCGGGCCCGTTGAACATCACCACGGTCGCACCGTCGGATCGGAGCCGCTCGATCGCGGACTCGAACCGGGAGGCGACCTCGTCGGGGTCGGTGCCGGGCCGGATGATGTCGTTGCCACCGGCCGAGATGGAGATCAGGTCGGGCCGCAGCTCGAGCGCCTTCGGGATCTGCTCGTCGGCGATCTGCTGCAGCAGCCGCCCGCGGATGGCCAGGTTCGCGTAGGCGAAGTGCTCGGTGCGCTCGGCGAGGTTCTCGGCGACGCGGTCGGCCCAGCCGCGATGGCCGCCGGGGGAGTCCGGCTCGGGATCGCCGATGCCCTCGGTGAACGAGTCACCGATCGCGACGTACCGCGACCACGGGTGCAGTTGAGCCATGCTCCCAGAGTGGCAGAGGGTGCAAGAACGACAAAACTGAAAACGGGCTGAGTGCGGCCGCGCCCCCCGTCCGGGGGTGTGCTTGACTTCTCGCCGAGTGATTCCACCGAATTGCTTGTGAGCCCCCTAAGAACCATCCGTGTTCTTTAACCACAGATAAAGGAGCACCATATGGGCATCATCGCCTTCCTCCTCCTCGGCCTCATCGCCGGCGCCATCGCCAAGCTGATCCTCCCGGGTCGTCAGGGCGGCGGCTGGCTCATCACCCTCGTCCTCGGCGTCGTCGGCGCCCTCCTGGGCGGATTCCTCGGCAGCGTCATCTTCGACGAGGGCATCGACGGGTTCTTCGACCTCGGTTCGTGGCTGCTGGCCATCGGCGGCGCGCTCATCGTGCTCGTCATCTACGGCGCCGTCACCGGCCGCAAGCGCGCGTAACCCGCCGCTTCACAGCACCGCCCGACGGGGGCGGGGCGTCCTCGGACGCTCCGCCCCCGTCGGCGTTCGTGCGGGGTCGGGCGTCTGTGGTCGGTGGTCGGTGGTCGGTGGTCGGTGCGAGGATGCTCGCGTGAGAGGCGGGCGATGAGCAAGCAGGACGGCACGGGTCGGCAGACGACCGATGAGCCCTCCGACGACCTCAGCGCGGGCATCCTGCATCTCGACATGGACGCCTTCTTCGCCTCGGTCGAGCTGCTCGACAGGCCCGAGCTGCGCGGGCGGCCGGTCATCGTCGGGCATCGCGGCATGCGCTCGGT from Microcella daejeonensis includes these protein-coding regions:
- a CDS encoding SGNH/GDSL hydrolase family protein, yielding MAQLHPWSRYVAIGDSFTEGIGDPEPDSPGGHRGWADRVAENLAERTEHFAYANLAIRGRLLQQIADEQIPKALELRPDLISISAGGNDIIRPGTDPDEVASRFESAIERLRSDGATVVMFNGPDIGMTPVLRRMRGKVAIYNENLRYIAAKHDAIVADMWALRELQDPRMWAPDRLHFSPLGHHTIARAVLDALAVQHDLAPYSPEPMPGRTWQQARVEDIGWAREYLVPWVVRRIRHQSSGDRVTPKRPGPFAPAGSGPRDAQ
- a CDS encoding beta-galactosidase, whose product is MTSTPALSRPAEASLVPGWPTRSILLGCDYNPEQWDESVWREDVALMSRLGVDLVAINIFGWAHLEPRPGEFDFRGLDAVMAMLHEAGIRVNLGTGTASPPPWLSRVSPEILPRTAEGVTAWPGGRQAWCPSSPEFRARALALVERVAERYGQHPALALWHVSNELGCHNARCFCDTSASAFRDWLRGRYGTIEALNTAWGTAFWSQRYSEWADIQPPRFTLSAGNPAHQLDYRRFSSDALLDYYRAEAAVLRRLSPAPVTTNLMVTDHISTQDYWGWTGDLDLVANDHYLDHRLEDPLAELAFSADWTRGLAAGAPWMLMETSTSAVSWQPVNHAKRPGELARTVLGHVARGADSICFFQWRASQRGAEQFHSALLPHAGATGPMWDDVVALSALLDRLEPVVGTRVVARAAMVVGWQERWATEADTLPTSLLRYLPEARRYHRALRALGVTVDIVRPGAPLDGYDLVVVPTLYAASDSAAAAVDAAAEAGATVLVTPFSGIADDQLAIRLGGYPGAHRSLLGIVIDEFRPLAAGESVRLGSGALGTIWSEAVRVEGAEVLDAFADGPAAGSPALTRAVRGAGAAWYVATVLDDAGLDELMRRLCAEAGIPIIAVGHDVDVVVRRDDAHEAVFIINHRDDEIEVDLHGRDLVDGGIHDGPTRIAAGDVRVVMRERNDRGA
- a CDS encoding GlsB/YeaQ/YmgE family stress response membrane protein; this encodes MGIIAFLLLGLIAGAIAKLILPGRQGGGWLITLVLGVVGALLGGFLGSVIFDEGIDGFFDLGSWLLAIGGALIVLVIYGAVTGRKRA
- a CDS encoding D-alanyl-D-alanine carboxypeptidase family protein encodes the protein MSTAPGFGPVHRRARRRGARLRAGILAIAIVGALVSAAGGYTAYAFSLPLPAIAPEVQPRSAVTTPAAEVALPGYGAAAIGEQDAPGSALAGGDLDTPRPIASITKVVTALVVLDARPIEGDGPGESITLTAEDAQRVADYRAIVGVVAPAPVGATVSQREVIQLMLVHSANNYADTLAAWAFGSVEAYVEAARVWLDENGLDGITVADATGFATESAGTPRALLDLARLALADPVISAAAALPAVEVPGIGRFETRNPVLGQDGITGLKTGTTNAAGSCLLFTAVVDRDGEQVRLVGVVLGGPSGAVVGGDVRALLTSALDDYRTVQIAADDELVARYEAPWGDTAELRVAESAAAMTWGAATSSSLIPAPRLQAGRTPRAEDMIVQFGEEQLRVGLEWSGSIQAPDLEWRLQQPLRFWGLLPAEDARAG
- a CDS encoding LacI family DNA-binding transcriptional regulator — protein: MTDTRPRPKRATIFDVAAEAKVSRGTVSRVLNGEPYVSESSRAAIEAAIRKVGYVRNTAARNLATQSSGAIALIVHEPHSVFVDDPNIGNILLGTNAALSDADYQLVSLVIDTERDSERVTGYLGGGFVDGAIIVSAREGDPISKAIADLHLPAVMVGRPDNQPQLPWIGIDNRGAARQIVERLIGTGRRRVGMIAAGLDRDSGRDRLAGFRDALGDDLDPALVSEQELYSFTAGVTGMTELLDRAPDIDGVFCASDAVAAGALDALRSAGRRVPEQVGVVGFDDSAWALRCQPLLSTVHQPAGVLGARAAELVLEQIRSGGRGSRAGVMLDTHVVWRDSA